A single Dechloromonas denitrificans DNA region contains:
- the ybaL gene encoding YbaL family putative K(+) efflux transporter, whose protein sequence is MAHDVSLITTIAAAFGFALILGFVAERLKMPALVGYLLAGILIGPATPGFVADVNTASQLSEIGVMLLMFGVGLHFSLGDLLSVKRIALPGAVVQMSLATALGTGIGWWWGWDLGAALIFGLSLSCASTVVLLKALEARGILESMNGRIAVGWLVVEDLATVLILVLLPPLAGVLGGTGGPVEGAAPLWQTIGKTLFQVAAFIALMLIVGRRALPWLLWQVARTGSRELFTLAVIASAISIAYGAAQLFTVSFALGAFFAGTVMRNSEFSHRAAEESLPLRDAFSVLFFVAVGMLFDPLVLVEKPGHVFGTVAIIIVGKSIAALALVLTLRYPLNTALVVAASLAQIGEFSFILAGLGMSLGLFSQEGMSLVLAGALISIALNPFVFAAVTPFRNWALKRSELARNLECREDPYAELPTSTEGKYLAGQVVLVGFGRVGRRIADALSELAIPYVVVEQNRELVDALRKRGGAAVSGNAADPAVLIQAHIAHAAMLVIATPDTINVRQMSDTARTLNPAIEIVLRTHSEDEAALLDKEGIGTVFFGEEELAKGMTNHVRQRFSPQLTAADS, encoded by the coding sequence ATGGCACATGACGTTTCCCTGATTACCACGATAGCTGCCGCCTTCGGCTTTGCCCTGATCCTCGGCTTTGTCGCCGAGCGCCTGAAGATGCCGGCGCTGGTCGGCTATCTGCTGGCCGGGATACTGATCGGCCCGGCGACCCCGGGCTTCGTCGCCGACGTCAATACGGCTTCCCAGTTGTCGGAAATCGGCGTGATGTTGCTGATGTTCGGGGTCGGCCTGCATTTTTCGCTCGGCGACCTGCTCTCGGTAAAACGCATCGCCCTGCCCGGCGCCGTGGTCCAGATGAGCCTGGCCACCGCACTGGGCACCGGGATCGGTTGGTGGTGGGGATGGGATTTGGGCGCCGCGCTGATCTTCGGCTTGTCGCTGTCCTGCGCCAGCACGGTGGTGCTGCTCAAGGCCCTGGAGGCGCGCGGCATACTGGAGTCGATGAACGGGCGGATCGCCGTCGGCTGGCTGGTCGTCGAGGATCTGGCGACGGTCCTCATCCTCGTGTTGCTGCCGCCGCTCGCCGGCGTCCTCGGCGGCACCGGTGGGCCGGTCGAAGGCGCCGCGCCGCTCTGGCAGACGATCGGCAAAACACTGTTCCAGGTGGCGGCGTTCATCGCCCTGATGCTGATCGTCGGCCGCCGCGCCCTGCCCTGGCTGCTCTGGCAGGTCGCCCGTACCGGTTCGCGCGAGCTGTTTACGCTGGCCGTGATCGCCAGCGCGATCAGCATCGCCTACGGCGCCGCCCAATTGTTCACCGTGTCCTTCGCCCTCGGCGCCTTCTTTGCCGGCACCGTGATGCGCAATTCGGAATTCAGCCATCGGGCGGCTGAGGAATCGCTGCCGCTGCGCGACGCCTTTTCGGTGCTGTTCTTCGTCGCGGTCGGGATGCTCTTCGACCCCCTGGTTCTGGTCGAAAAACCCGGTCACGTCTTCGGCACGGTGGCGATTATCATCGTCGGCAAATCGATTGCCGCGCTGGCTCTGGTGCTGACGCTGCGTTACCCGCTCAACACGGCGCTGGTCGTCGCCGCCAGCCTGGCCCAGATCGGCGAATTTTCGTTCATCCTGGCCGGCCTCGGCATGTCGCTCGGCCTGTTCTCGCAGGAAGGCATGAGTCTGGTGCTGGCCGGCGCCCTGATTTCGATTGCCCTGAATCCGTTCGTCTTCGCCGCCGTCACCCCCTTCCGCAACTGGGCGCTCAAACGCTCGGAACTGGCCCGGAATCTCGAGTGCCGGGAAGACCCCTACGCCGAACTGCCAACCAGTACGGAAGGCAAGTACCTGGCCGGCCAGGTCGTGCTGGTCGGTTTCGGCCGGGTCGGGCGGCGCATCGCCGACGCCTTGAGCGAGCTTGCCATTCCCTATGTCGTCGTCGAGCAGAACCGCGAGCTGGTCGATGCCTTGCGCAAACGCGGCGGCGCCGCCGTATCGGGCAATGCCGCCGACCCGGCGGTACTGATCCAGGCCCACATCGCGCACGCCGCGATGCTGGTCATCGCCACGCCGGATACCATCAACGTGCGCCAGATGTCCGATACGGCGCGCACGCTGAATCCGGCCATCGAAATCGTCCTGCGCACCCACAGCGAGGATGAAGCGGCCCTGCTCGACAAGGAAGGCATCGGTACCGTCTTCTTTGGCGAAGAAGAGCTGGCCAAAGGCATGACCAACCACGTCCGGCAACGTTTCTCGCCGCAGCTGACGGCGGCCGATTCCTGA
- a CDS encoding DUF805 domain-containing protein, whose translation MTQQYRVVLSGRTLSGGALADIKDNVGREFRLQGEQLERMLSGKPVVVARSATAEAAEKLASRLRSVDLQARIEPLAAAVAPTPVAVPPEPPRELPAASPLPSAVAAATSDELFALIAPRPVAEASASPGGGQDGADPAAVAGGEVVCPKCGALQPKRTLCRQCGLDMPRYLAAQAAAEAQAREERAAELAARRSTSGGSRPASGAAQAAVIGIGFAGRLGRLDYFAGSLVSSALWLAFVVLAVYVGKPAFVGFGLFLSLIYSLRCIALRLHDTGRTGWLALVALVPLLGALMALALLFIGGDADENDHGMVPAGGGARVVMALLALAVLSGLIFRGIGQNPEMTGRFLQAMRVGQGDAVAAEAEEDSVEPGAPVNYARNNRIDIYVIAGCTDCERMRAWLDANRLAYTLYAVDSDNGAAERLHSIIAGDGQARINLPVLEVNGKVLPGNPDIGEVHRQLRQEPGQ comes from the coding sequence ATGACACAACAATACAGGGTGGTTTTGTCCGGGCGGACGCTTTCTGGCGGCGCGCTGGCCGATATCAAAGACAACGTCGGACGGGAATTCCGCCTGCAGGGCGAGCAACTCGAGCGCATGCTGAGCGGCAAGCCGGTCGTTGTGGCCCGCAGCGCGACCGCCGAGGCGGCCGAAAAACTGGCCTCCCGTTTACGTTCGGTCGATCTCCAGGCCCGCATCGAGCCGCTGGCTGCGGCTGTCGCGCCGACGCCGGTCGCCGTGCCGCCGGAACCTCCTCGCGAATTGCCAGCCGCCTCGCCGCTACCGTCGGCGGTGGCCGCAGCGACCAGCGACGAATTGTTTGCGCTGATCGCGCCCCGGCCGGTCGCCGAGGCGAGCGCCTCGCCAGGCGGCGGGCAAGACGGGGCGGACCCGGCGGCAGTGGCCGGTGGCGAAGTGGTATGTCCGAAATGTGGTGCGCTACAGCCCAAGCGCACGCTATGTCGGCAATGCGGCCTCGACATGCCGCGCTATCTCGCCGCCCAGGCGGCGGCCGAAGCGCAGGCGCGCGAGGAACGGGCGGCCGAGCTGGCGGCCCGCCGGTCGACCTCGGGCGGCTCACGGCCGGCCAGCGGCGCAGCGCAGGCAGCCGTCATCGGCATCGGCTTCGCCGGGCGGCTCGGTCGTCTCGATTATTTTGCCGGCTCGCTGGTCAGCAGTGCGCTGTGGTTGGCTTTCGTAGTGCTCGCGGTATACGTCGGAAAACCGGCGTTTGTCGGCTTCGGGTTGTTTTTGTCGTTGATTTACAGTCTGCGCTGTATCGCGCTGCGTCTGCACGATACCGGACGGACCGGCTGGCTGGCGCTGGTTGCGCTGGTGCCGCTGCTCGGCGCCCTGATGGCGCTGGCGTTGCTTTTCATCGGCGGCGATGCGGACGAAAACGATCATGGCATGGTGCCGGCCGGCGGCGGGGCGCGGGTGGTGATGGCCCTGCTTGCCCTGGCCGTGCTGTCCGGCCTGATCTTCCGCGGTATCGGGCAGAATCCGGAAATGACCGGGCGCTTCCTGCAGGCGATGCGGGTTGGCCAGGGCGATGCCGTCGCCGCGGAGGCCGAGGAAGATTCAGTCGAGCCGGGGGCGCCAGTCAATTACGCCCGGAACAACCGGATTGATATCTACGTTATCGCGGGTTGCACCGATTGCGAGCGGATGCGCGCCTGGCTCGATGCCAACCGGCTGGCTTACACCTTGTATGCGGTCGATAGCGACAACGGGGCGGCCGAGCGCCTGCATTCGATCATTGCCGGCGACGGGCAGGCCCGGATCAATCTGCCGGTGCTGGAAGTCAACGGCAAAGTGTTGCCGGGCAATCCCGATATCGGCGAGGTGCACCGCCAGCTGCGTCAGGAGCCCGGACAGTGA
- the miaA gene encoding tRNA (adenosine(37)-N6)-dimethylallyltransferase MiaA: MNSPRLPPAILIMGPTASGKTAVALELADRFPVELISVDSAQVFRDMDVGTAKPDRATLERYPHRLIDLISPEENYSAARFCHDALAAMAEISAAGKVPLLVGGTMLYFRALLQGLADLPQADAALRAEIDAAAAADGWPSIHAKLAQLDPVTAARLHSTDSQRLQRALEICLLTGRPMSALLAESEHQRPAYDFLSIGLLPSDRAVLHERIARRFDEMLLAGLADEVRMLREKYTLRPDLPSMRCVGYRQAWEAQDGTITKRELRERGIFATRQLAKRQITWLTNSFAAENFDCLEPALGGRIAARVAAFINS, from the coding sequence ATGAATTCGCCCCGCCTCCCCCCCGCCATCCTGATCATGGGCCCGACCGCCTCGGGCAAGACCGCCGTCGCCCTCGAACTGGCCGACCGTTTCCCGGTCGAGTTGATCAGCGTCGATTCGGCCCAGGTTTTCCGCGACATGGATGTCGGCACGGCCAAGCCCGACCGGGCCACGCTGGAACGCTACCCGCACCGCCTGATCGACCTTATTTCGCCGGAGGAAAACTATTCCGCCGCCCGCTTTTGCCACGATGCGCTGGCCGCGATGGCCGAGATCAGCGCAGCCGGCAAGGTGCCGCTGCTGGTCGGCGGGACGATGCTCTATTTCCGCGCCCTGTTGCAAGGCCTGGCCGACCTGCCGCAGGCCGATGCCGCGCTACGCGCCGAGATCGATGCCGCGGCGGCGGCCGACGGTTGGCCGTCGATCCACGCCAAGCTGGCCCAGCTCGACCCGGTCACCGCGGCCCGTCTGCACAGTACCGACAGCCAGCGCCTGCAACGGGCCCTCGAGATCTGCCTGCTCACCGGCCGGCCGATGTCGGCCTTGCTGGCCGAAAGCGAACACCAGCGGCCGGCCTACGATTTCCTGTCGATCGGCCTGTTGCCGTCCGACCGCGCCGTGCTGCACGAGCGCATTGCCCGGCGCTTCGACGAAATGCTGCTGGCCGGGCTGGCTGACGAAGTGCGGATGCTGCGCGAGAAATACACGCTGCGTCCCGATCTGCCGTCGATGCGCTGCGTCGGCTATCGCCAGGCCTGGGAGGCGCAGGATGGCACGATCACCAAACGGGAATTGCGCGAGCGCGGCATCTTCGCGACCCGCCAATTGGCCAAGCGCCAGATCACCTGGCTGACCAATTCCTTCGCGGCGGAAAATTTCGACTGCCTGGAGCCGGCGCTCGGCGGCCGGATCGCCGCCCGCGTCGCCGCCTTCATCAACTCCTGA
- a CDS encoding EAL domain-containing protein, translating to MDSEPPHPHSSADRSTDSSRRIVIIALGVAAFCTYVGLGLVGLKQSYDREMEFARRSQENLAKVLEGHARSTVDKVDTVLMAGQLRLNQAFAGETMDTATINATLSRYLALIDESQSLRIANRDGRFIYDSSGEIATARIADRAYFLRNQAENSGKLVISEPLFARITKNWVITLSRRLNDRHGNFAGLVQAAVRADHFEAFYAALHLGPSHSVTLIDDQLRLVARYPAAAEKLGQAIDSATLRQLVNGGSGQDGLYTAHSGVDGVERLYALRKVGDYPLYVLIGHATTDYLANWYQQVFWGAVSACILAVVLAGWIIVWLRTYDNARRLARGMTEAYETTMRRTRALLDSLPDPAWLTDRNQRMIAVNEAYCQVSGRRETEILGRTSAEIWPEETARALQQQDAEALSSRRQQRREASQEVFTGGRRHFEYISTPVLDKAGGLAGVAGVARDITQLHEDQQRIRYLAEHDILTDLPNRAMLGTSMALALADALGEQAQIALLFLDLDNFKFINDTLGHEAGDQLLLLVAQRMRANLDERDTISRQGGDEFAVLLQGFSNLSRVAIIAQRLIDCINQPFQIAGQELLVGASIGISAYPQDGADIGTLLKNADTAMYQAKEAGGNAYRFFTPEMNIRISERVALENSLRRAILGQEFRLHYQPQVDGASGKLIGLEALIRWQHPERGEIPPGRFIPIAEESNLINTIGEWVLREACRQSRSWLDQGYPPVVMAVNLSAVQLRQRNLTAQVSAALSDFGLEAHWLELEITESAFIRDTELIIEMLHELSKLGVKLSVDDFGTGYSSLGYLKQLPFTRIKIDQSFVRELPDNEDDAAIIRAIVGIADSLQKEVIAEGVEHPAQRDFLLSHGCRLMQGFYFARPMTAAALEPLLADDRTFPPA from the coding sequence ATGGATAGCGAACCGCCTCACCCGCATTCATCGGCCGACCGCAGCACCGACTCTTCGCGACGTATCGTCATCATTGCCCTCGGGGTGGCGGCTTTCTGCACCTACGTCGGGCTCGGCCTGGTCGGCCTCAAGCAATCGTACGACCGCGAAATGGAGTTCGCCCGGCGCAGCCAGGAAAACCTGGCCAAGGTCCTGGAAGGCCATGCCCGGAGCACGGTAGACAAGGTCGACACGGTACTGATGGCCGGCCAGTTGCGGCTGAACCAGGCCTTCGCCGGCGAAACGATGGATACGGCGACGATCAATGCAACGCTATCCCGCTACCTGGCGCTGATCGACGAATCGCAAAGCCTGCGTATCGCCAACCGGGACGGTCGTTTCATTTACGATTCCTCGGGCGAAATCGCCACGGCCCGGATTGCCGACCGCGCCTATTTCCTGCGCAACCAGGCCGAGAACAGCGGAAAACTGGTGATCTCCGAACCGCTGTTCGCCCGCATCACCAAGAACTGGGTGATCACGCTGAGCCGGCGCCTCAACGACCGCCACGGCAATTTTGCCGGCCTGGTCCAGGCCGCCGTGCGTGCCGACCATTTCGAGGCCTTCTACGCGGCCCTGCATCTCGGCCCGAGCCACAGCGTCACGCTGATCGACGACCAACTGCGGCTGGTCGCCCGCTATCCGGCGGCAGCCGAAAAACTCGGCCAGGCGATCGACAGCGCCACACTGCGCCAGCTGGTCAACGGCGGCAGCGGCCAGGACGGCCTGTACACCGCGCACTCCGGCGTCGATGGCGTCGAACGCCTGTACGCCCTGCGCAAGGTCGGCGACTACCCGCTCTATGTGCTGATCGGCCACGCCACCACCGATTACCTCGCCAACTGGTATCAGCAGGTCTTCTGGGGCGCCGTCAGCGCCTGCATTCTGGCCGTCGTGCTGGCCGGCTGGATCATCGTCTGGCTGCGCACCTACGACAACGCCCGACGCCTGGCGCGCGGCATGACCGAAGCCTACGAAACGACCATGCGGCGAACCCGGGCGCTGCTCGACAGCCTCCCCGACCCAGCCTGGCTGACCGACCGCAACCAGCGGATGATCGCCGTCAACGAGGCCTACTGCCAGGTCAGCGGCCGGCGCGAGACGGAAATACTCGGCCGCACCAGTGCCGAAATCTGGCCGGAAGAAACCGCCCGCGCCCTGCAACAGCAGGATGCCGAGGCCCTGAGCAGCCGCCGGCAGCAACGCCGCGAAGCCAGCCAGGAAGTATTCACCGGCGGCCGGCGCCACTTCGAATACATCTCCACCCCGGTTCTCGACAAGGCCGGCGGACTGGCCGGCGTCGCCGGCGTGGCACGCGACATCACGCAGCTGCACGAAGATCAGCAGCGCATCCGCTACCTGGCCGAACACGACATCCTCACCGACCTGCCGAATCGGGCGATGCTCGGCACCAGCATGGCGCTGGCGCTGGCCGATGCGCTCGGCGAGCAGGCGCAAATCGCGCTGCTGTTCCTCGATCTCGATAACTTCAAGTTCATCAACGACACGCTCGGTCACGAAGCCGGCGACCAGCTGCTTCTGCTGGTGGCGCAACGCATGCGCGCCAACCTCGACGAGCGCGACACGATCAGCCGCCAGGGCGGCGACGAATTCGCCGTTCTGCTGCAGGGCTTCAGCAACCTGTCCCGCGTCGCGATCATCGCCCAACGGCTGATCGACTGCATCAACCAGCCGTTCCAGATCGCCGGCCAGGAACTGCTGGTCGGCGCCAGCATCGGGATCAGCGCCTACCCGCAGGACGGTGCCGACATCGGCACGCTGCTGAAAAATGCCGATACAGCGATGTACCAGGCGAAAGAAGCCGGCGGCAATGCCTACCGCTTCTTCACGCCGGAGATGAATATCCGCATTTCCGAACGCGTCGCACTGGAAAACAGCCTGCGGCGCGCCATCCTCGGTCAGGAATTCCGTCTCCACTACCAGCCGCAGGTCGATGGCGCGAGCGGCAAACTGATCGGCCTGGAAGCCCTGATCCGCTGGCAACACCCGGAACGCGGCGAAATACCGCCCGGCCGTTTCATTCCGATCGCCGAGGAAAGCAACCTGATCAACACCATCGGCGAGTGGGTGCTGCGCGAAGCCTGCCGGCAGAGTCGGAGCTGGCTGGATCAGGGCTATCCGCCGGTGGTCATGGCCGTCAACCTGTCGGCCGTGCAGCTTCGTCAGCGCAACCTGACCGCCCAGGTCAGCGCCGCCCTGAGCGATTTCGGCCTTGAAGCGCACTGGCTGGAACTGGAAATCACCGAAAGCGCCTTCATTCGCGACACCGAACTGATCATCGAGATGCTGCACGAACTCAGCAAACTGGGCGTCAAGCTGTCGGTCGACGATTTCGGTACCGGCTATTCCAGTCTCGGTTACCTGAAACAGCTGCCCTTCACCCGGATCAAGATCGATCAGTCCTTTGTCCGCGAACTGCCGGACAACGAGGATGACGCCGCCATCATCCGCGCCATCGTCGGCATCGCCGACAGCCTGCAGAAGGAAGTCATCGCCGAAGGCGTCGAGCACCCGGCCCAGCGGGACTTTCTGCTCAGCCACGGCTGCCGGCTGATGCAGGGCTTTTATTTTGCCCGCCCAATGACCGCTGCCGCGCTCGAACCGCTGCTGGCCGATGACCGGACGTTTCCACCGGCCTAG
- a CDS encoding ATP-binding protein: MTEPAGTALPPDEAALRAEIARLNKIITSLMNRAERDMGAKGSAFSMFQNAVTLENQIRERTQALETAFRENERINRALQREKEEQHALILKLEEAHNQLLQSEKLASIGQLAAGVAHEINNPIGFVNSNLGTLKNYVGQLLNLIDDALLTVEPLLAGDPAIKERLEELHRKADLDFLREDIGSLITESIDGTARVRRIVQDLRDFSRTGEVDLEWVDLHAGLESTLNVVANEIKYKAEVVREYGTLPQVECRPSQINQVFMNLLVNAAQAISRQGKITLRSGCAADKVWIAIGDTGSGISPEIVDRIFDPFFTTKPVGKGTGLGLSVSYGIVEKHGGKIEVASELGRGTTFTVWLPIRQIEAVPLA, encoded by the coding sequence ATGACTGAACCGGCAGGCACTGCTTTGCCGCCCGATGAGGCGGCACTGCGGGCCGAAATCGCCCGTCTGAACAAGATCATCACCTCGTTGATGAACCGGGCCGAGCGCGACATGGGCGCCAAGGGCTCGGCTTTCAGCATGTTCCAGAATGCGGTCACGTTGGAAAACCAGATACGCGAACGGACGCAGGCGCTGGAAACGGCCTTCCGCGAGAACGAACGGATCAACCGTGCCTTGCAGCGCGAAAAGGAAGAGCAGCACGCCCTGATCCTGAAGCTGGAGGAGGCCCATAACCAGTTGCTGCAATCGGAAAAGCTTGCCTCGATCGGCCAGCTGGCGGCCGGCGTGGCACACGAAATCAACAACCCGATCGGTTTCGTCAATTCCAACCTGGGCACGCTGAAGAACTACGTCGGCCAACTGTTGAACCTGATCGACGACGCGCTGCTGACGGTCGAACCGCTGCTCGCCGGCGATCCGGCCATCAAGGAGCGCCTTGAGGAACTGCACCGCAAGGCCGATCTCGATTTTCTGCGCGAGGACATCGGCAGCCTGATCACCGAGTCGATCGACGGGACCGCCCGGGTTCGCCGGATCGTGCAGGATTTGCGCGATTTTTCGCGGACCGGCGAAGTCGACCTCGAGTGGGTCGATCTGCATGCCGGCCTGGAAAGCACGCTGAACGTCGTCGCCAACGAGATCAAGTACAAGGCCGAAGTGGTGCGCGAGTACGGCACGCTGCCCCAGGTCGAGTGCCGGCCGTCGCAGATCAACCAGGTCTTCATGAATCTGCTGGTCAACGCCGCCCAGGCCATCTCCCGGCAAGGCAAAATCACGCTGCGCAGCGGCTGTGCCGCGGACAAGGTGTGGATTGCCATTGGCGACACTGGCAGCGGCATCTCGCCGGAAATCGTCGATCGCATCTTCGATCCGTTCTTCACCACCAAGCCGGTCGGCAAGGGCACAGGACTCGGTTTGTCGGTTTCCTACGGCATCGTCGAAAAGCACGGCGGCAAGATCGAGGTGGCCAGCGAGCTTGGGCGGGGCACGACGTTTACCGTCTGGCTGCCGATTCGGCAAATCGAGGCAGTGCCGCTCGCTTGA
- a CDS encoding rhomboid family intramembrane serine protease, giving the protein MLILPLPARHDWTRPPLATILIMILCLIAFLMQGSDQKRSADAWRFYQQSGMAPREMTAYLADLELRGKTARAAEVRQQTASHDAAAFQTMERDIDFMQRLRSNRVITASHADFPTWRSNRTHFEALRARIVTERFSLNGQDPSLASLITHMFLHGDIMHLSGNMAVLFVVGYTVEAALGPLGFLGLYLIGGLGAALPDLLVPSTAYSYSLGASGAISAVMAAYLVLFGRRRIDFFYWLFFVFGTVRWPALAILPVWLANELLQNFVFDRGGHVNYMAHFAGLLSGALLIGAYRWRRQGQSAALVHRQDADQARLLQQRKAEQLVAEMQFGPAALAYRKLLAEYPPAEPRIVEEYLRIARLARQPELLTDAQRQLLKAAADQPRSVDPALLAEALDAMPRALPKLTATQWEGIAGRLIVSGQLDSAERLLLRLMSHPDSRSAALRQADRLADAFIAIGDTERAALMRRLSGSRLAATAAPAE; this is encoded by the coding sequence ATGCTGATTCTCCCGCTTCCGGCCCGTCACGACTGGACTCGCCCGCCGCTGGCGACCATCCTGATCATGATCCTGTGCCTGATCGCCTTCCTGATGCAGGGCAGCGACCAAAAACGTTCGGCCGACGCCTGGCGCTTCTATCAGCAATCCGGCATGGCGCCGCGCGAAATGACCGCCTATCTGGCCGACCTCGAACTCCGCGGCAAAACGGCCCGGGCCGCCGAAGTGCGGCAGCAAACGGCGAGTCACGATGCCGCCGCGTTCCAGACGATGGAACGCGACATCGACTTCATGCAACGTCTACGCAGCAACCGGGTGATCACCGCTAGCCATGCCGATTTCCCGACCTGGCGATCCAACCGGACCCATTTTGAAGCCTTGCGCGCCCGCATCGTCACCGAACGCTTCAGTCTGAACGGACAAGACCCGAGCCTGGCGTCGCTGATTACCCACATGTTCCTGCATGGCGACATCATGCATCTGAGCGGCAACATGGCCGTGCTCTTCGTCGTCGGCTACACCGTCGAAGCGGCGCTCGGCCCACTCGGCTTCCTCGGCCTCTACCTGATCGGCGGCCTGGGGGCTGCACTGCCCGACCTGCTGGTGCCGTCCACCGCCTACAGCTATTCGCTCGGTGCCTCGGGCGCCATTTCGGCGGTGATGGCTGCCTACCTGGTGTTGTTCGGCCGGCGGCGAATCGATTTTTTCTACTGGCTGTTTTTCGTTTTCGGTACGGTACGCTGGCCGGCGCTGGCCATTCTGCCGGTGTGGCTGGCCAACGAATTGCTGCAGAATTTCGTCTTCGACCGCGGCGGCCACGTCAATTACATGGCCCATTTCGCCGGCTTGCTGAGCGGCGCGCTATTGATCGGCGCTTACCGCTGGCGACGCCAGGGCCAGAGCGCTGCGCTGGTGCACCGCCAGGACGCCGACCAGGCGCGCCTGCTCCAACAGCGAAAAGCTGAACAACTGGTGGCCGAAATGCAGTTCGGACCAGCCGCACTGGCCTACCGAAAACTGCTCGCCGAATACCCACCGGCCGAGCCGCGAATCGTCGAGGAATACCTGCGTATCGCCCGCCTTGCCCGCCAACCGGAACTGCTCACCGACGCCCAGCGGCAGCTGCTGAAAGCCGCTGCCGACCAGCCGCGATCAGTCGATCCGGCACTGTTGGCCGAAGCGCTCGACGCCATGCCGCGAGCCTTGCCGAAACTGACGGCGACGCAGTGGGAAGGCATTGCCGGACGACTGATCGTCAGCGGCCAGCTGGATAGTGCCGAACGCCTGCTGCTTCGCCTGATGTCCCATCCGGATAGCCGGAGCGCCGCGCTGCGTCAGGCCGACCGTCTGGCCGACGCCTTCATCGCCATCGGCGACACCGAGCGGGCCGCGCTGATGCGCCGTCTTTCCGGCAGTCGGCTCGCCGCGACGGCCGCGCCCGCCGAATAA
- the nosP gene encoding nitric oxide-sensing protein NosP, translating to MPTDSFFRRAHSRASEARQAAREFHAGVIQPDMALVIFFCSSAYDLAALADELKRLFGDVPLVGCTTAGEIGPGGYCGHSLSGVSFSSTVCVAAVDRYPQLQNFNMAQGQAFAKRLVDRLGSLSPAVSSANTFALLLIDGLSVREEPVVYTLQSVLGNIPLCGGSAGDDLKFVSTWIFHDGAFHNDSALLVLISTPLPFRIFKTQHFISENERLVVTEADATHRIVKEINGLPAAGEYARVLGVAVEDLTPERFAETPIVVVIDGTDYVRSIQKANPDGSLTFYCAIEEGLVLRVARGVDILANLQQAFEHVQEEIGPLQLCIGCDCILRNLELVRKQLTGKTGELFDRHNTIGFSTYGEQYGGVHVNQTFTGIAIGTPLGKIDD from the coding sequence ATGCCGACCGATAGCTTCTTCCGCCGAGCCCATTCGCGCGCCAGCGAGGCGCGCCAGGCGGCGCGCGAGTTCCACGCCGGGGTCATTCAGCCGGATATGGCCTTGGTAATATTTTTTTGTTCCAGCGCCTACGATCTCGCTGCGCTGGCCGATGAATTGAAGCGCCTGTTCGGCGATGTGCCGCTGGTCGGCTGTACCACGGCGGGGGAAATCGGTCCCGGCGGTTATTGCGGCCATAGCCTGTCCGGCGTCAGTTTTTCCTCGACGGTCTGCGTCGCGGCCGTCGATCGCTATCCGCAACTGCAGAATTTCAACATGGCGCAGGGGCAAGCCTTTGCCAAGAGGCTGGTCGACCGCCTGGGTAGCCTTTCACCCGCGGTGTCGTCGGCCAATACTTTCGCCCTGCTGCTGATCGACGGTCTGTCGGTGCGCGAAGAGCCGGTGGTCTATACCCTGCAATCGGTGCTCGGCAACATCCCGTTATGCGGCGGTTCGGCCGGCGACGACTTGAAATTTGTCAGCACCTGGATTTTCCACGACGGGGCTTTCCATAACGATAGCGCCCTGCTGGTGCTGATCAGTACGCCTTTGCCATTCCGTATTTTCAAAACTCAGCATTTCATCAGCGAGAACGAAAGGCTGGTCGTCACCGAGGCTGATGCGACACATCGCATCGTCAAGGAAATCAACGGTCTGCCAGCCGCCGGGGAATACGCCCGCGTTCTCGGCGTGGCGGTCGAGGACCTGACGCCGGAGCGCTTTGCCGAAACGCCCATCGTTGTCGTTATCGACGGCACCGATTATGTGCGTTCGATCCAGAAGGCCAATCCGGACGGCAGCCTGACCTTCTATTGCGCCATCGAGGAAGGGCTGGTTCTGCGCGTGGCGCGCGGCGTCGATATCCTGGCCAATCTGCAACAGGCGTTCGAGCATGTTCAGGAAGAAATCGGCCCGCTTCAGTTGTGCATCGGTTGCGACTGTATCCTGCGCAATCTGGAACTCGTCCGCAAACAACTCACCGGGAAGACCGGCGAACTATTCGATCGCCACAACACGATCGGTTTCAGTACCTATGGCGAACAGTACGGCGGTGTCCACGTCAATCAGACTTTTACCGGCATTGCGATTGGCACTCCGCTCGGGAAAATCGATGACTGA